A window of Aeromicrobium sp. A1-2 contains these coding sequences:
- a CDS encoding bifunctional 2-polyprenyl-6-hydroxyphenol methylase/3-demethylubiquinol 3-O-methyltransferase UbiG, with protein MCAETTDTTRAQPMTGDMTGSADWNVFYAERSTIWSGEPNAQLVAEATGLSPGSALDVGCGEGADAVWLAQHGWDVTAVDVSDVALKRAREHAATLGCEIEFVHLDVVATPPQPKTYDLVSAQFFQLEDPPRSQAMRSLGASVALGGHLLVVGHYPAGHAGANHPERLFTLDEIIGLFSPDDWAVVTSETRERTAMHHGEITDLVDGVVLLRRTGQA; from the coding sequence ATGTGCGCAGAGACCACCGACACCACGCGGGCCCAGCCGATGACCGGCGACATGACTGGCAGCGCTGACTGGAACGTGTTCTACGCCGAGCGATCGACGATCTGGAGCGGTGAGCCCAACGCCCAATTGGTGGCGGAAGCCACGGGTCTCTCCCCTGGGTCCGCGCTCGATGTCGGCTGCGGCGAGGGCGCCGACGCGGTGTGGTTGGCGCAGCACGGTTGGGACGTCACGGCCGTCGATGTCTCCGACGTCGCACTCAAGCGTGCGCGTGAGCATGCCGCCACACTCGGGTGCGAGATCGAATTCGTGCACCTCGATGTGGTCGCCACTCCCCCTCAGCCCAAAACGTATGACTTGGTCTCGGCCCAGTTCTTCCAGCTCGAGGATCCGCCGCGCAGCCAGGCGATGCGCTCGCTCGGCGCCTCGGTCGCTCTCGGAGGCCACCTCCTGGTCGTCGGCCACTATCCGGCTGGCCACGCCGGGGCGAACCACCCGGAGCGACTGTTCACCCTCGACGAGATCATCGGGCTGTTCTCCCCCGACGACTGGGCGGTCGTGACATCGGAGACTCGTGAACGCACTGCGATGCATCACGGTGAGATAACCGACCTGGTCGACGGGGTCGTGCTGCTCCGGCGCACTGGCCAGGCTTGA
- a CDS encoding class I SAM-dependent methyltransferase, producing the protein MPTDAEIRTWDAEADAFDEPADHGLLDPAVRQAWRQLLLDRLPQAPAAVADLGCGTGTLSLLLADEGYQVDGVDFSPRMLERAEAKLGDRPDVRFVLGDAYQPPLAAGAYDVVLCRHVLWAMPDPSIALTRWVGLLKPGGIMLLVEGRWSNDAGLSSDQSVSLVGATGRTADLTRLADPVYWGRSIQDDRYIITSPAR; encoded by the coding sequence ATGCCAACTGATGCCGAGATCAGGACCTGGGATGCCGAGGCCGACGCCTTCGACGAGCCTGCCGACCACGGGTTGCTCGATCCGGCCGTGCGCCAGGCCTGGCGGCAGTTGTTGCTGGACCGGCTCCCCCAAGCCCCGGCCGCGGTCGCCGATCTGGGCTGTGGGACCGGCACGTTGTCGTTGCTGCTCGCCGACGAGGGCTATCAGGTCGACGGTGTCGACTTCTCCCCCAGGATGCTCGAACGAGCGGAGGCAAAGCTGGGTGACAGGCCCGATGTCCGATTCGTCCTCGGTGACGCGTACCAGCCACCGCTCGCTGCCGGGGCGTACGACGTGGTGCTCTGTCGCCACGTGCTGTGGGCCATGCCCGACCCGTCGATCGCGTTGACCAGATGGGTCGGCCTGCTGAAGCCCGGCGGGATCATGCTGCTCGTGGAGGGCCGGTGGTCCAACGATGCCGGCCTGTCCTCCGACCAGTCCGTCTCGCTGGTCGGGGCTACTGGACGCACCGCGGACCTCACCCGGCTCGCCGACCCGGTGTACTGGGGACGATCGATCCAGGACGACCGCTACATCATCACCAGCCCCGCTCGCTAG
- a CDS encoding iron-sulfur cluster assembly accessory protein, translating into MLTLTDNAADIVKKISEGVADPEQSGLRISEAEDGTEAGLTLAPVESPEPGDQVVDADGARVFLDKAAAELLGDKVLDAQVDPDGSVQFGLGQQA; encoded by the coding sequence ATGCTCACCCTGACCGACAATGCAGCCGACATCGTGAAGAAGATCAGCGAAGGCGTCGCAGACCCGGAGCAGTCCGGACTTCGCATCAGCGAGGCCGAGGACGGCACCGAGGCCGGTCTCACGCTCGCCCCGGTCGAGTCGCCCGAGCCGGGAGACCAGGTCGTCGACGCCGACGGCGCACGCGTCTTCCTGGACAAGGCTGCCGCCGAGCTCCTTGGTGACAAGGTGCTCGACGCGCAGGTCGACCCCGACGGATCCGTCCAGTTCGGACTCGGCCAGCAGGCCTAG
- a CDS encoding DNA-3-methyladenine glycosylase: MAVAPEVSLRRDLRMDQSVNVQLTLAGLQRGSGDPTTRRDGSWLWRTSRMETGPVTYVLRQVEPDLVDAQAWGDGAAELLDGLPALVGAEDDVSGFRPEHPVLLDAHRRFPGLRVPRTGRVLEALLGAVIEQKVVGLDAFAAWRRLHQRFGEPAPGPAPDGMRVFPTAETWASIPSWEWHRAGVDPQRARTAQACARVGRQIDQLVSTHDHDHAQVYRGLRSIPGVGVWTAAEVGSRALGDADAVPFGDYHVAKDVGTALVGHRLDDDGLADLLEPWRPHRLRVVTLVRLSPHAQPERRGPRMPRVDHRLI; encoded by the coding sequence ATGGCGGTTGCTCCCGAGGTCTCGCTACGACGCGATCTGAGGATGGACCAATCCGTCAATGTCCAGTTGACGTTGGCGGGTCTGCAGCGCGGATCTGGAGACCCGACGACCCGCCGCGACGGGTCATGGCTCTGGCGCACGAGCCGCATGGAAACCGGCCCCGTGACGTACGTCCTTCGGCAGGTCGAACCGGATCTGGTCGACGCCCAAGCGTGGGGTGATGGTGCGGCGGAGCTGCTCGACGGGCTTCCCGCCCTCGTGGGCGCCGAGGACGACGTGTCCGGGTTCAGGCCCGAGCACCCCGTCCTGCTCGACGCCCATCGCCGTTTCCCCGGCCTGCGGGTGCCACGGACTGGCCGGGTCCTCGAGGCATTGCTCGGTGCGGTGATCGAGCAGAAGGTCGTCGGGCTGGACGCCTTCGCCGCCTGGCGGCGACTGCACCAGCGGTTTGGCGAACCGGCACCCGGACCGGCTCCCGATGGCATGCGGGTCTTCCCCACCGCCGAGACGTGGGCATCGATCCCCTCGTGGGAGTGGCACCGAGCGGGAGTCGATCCGCAACGAGCACGGACGGCGCAGGCCTGCGCGCGGGTCGGTCGCCAGATCGATCAGCTCGTGTCGACGCACGACCACGACCACGCGCAGGTCTATCGAGGGCTTCGCAGCATTCCCGGAGTCGGGGTCTGGACCGCGGCCGAGGTCGGATCTCGTGCGCTGGGCGATGCCGACGCGGTCCCGTTCGGCGACTATCACGTCGCGAAGGACGTCGGCACTGCGTTGGTCGGCCACCGGCTCGATGACGACGGGCTCGCTGACCTGCTCGAGCCGTGGCGCCCGCACCGGTTGCGCGTCGTGACCCTGGTGCGGCTCAGCCCGCACGCGCAGCCCGAACGACGCGGTCCCCGCATGCCTCGAGTCGACCACCGGCTGATCTGA
- a CDS encoding GNAT family N-acetyltransferase produces MTTTVTALNRKQVDTTVRDSLASVYLAAYGDASLPESRLDAQNFATSTVPRHARRDGFRLVVATTDGAVSGYGYGFTGKRGQFWSDWLAGAAPSDIVETWVGDHFELVDIVVDPAHRGQGIAGQVHDLLVEGLPQERALLATAPDDGAAARLYGGRGWQVLVPEIDGAKALYGLHLDGRSI; encoded by the coding sequence ATGACGACGACTGTGACTGCATTGAATCGCAAGCAGGTCGACACCACGGTGCGCGACTCGCTCGCCTCGGTCTACCTCGCCGCCTACGGCGATGCCTCGTTGCCGGAGAGCCGGCTCGACGCCCAGAACTTCGCGACGTCGACGGTCCCCCGCCATGCCCGCCGCGACGGCTTTCGCCTTGTCGTCGCGACGACCGACGGCGCGGTGTCCGGCTACGGCTACGGCTTCACCGGCAAGCGCGGGCAGTTCTGGAGCGACTGGCTGGCCGGCGCCGCTCCGTCGGACATCGTCGAGACCTGGGTTGGCGACCACTTCGAGCTCGTCGACATCGTCGTCGACCCGGCCCACCGAGGTCAGGGCATCGCTGGTCAGGTGCACGACCTCCTGGTCGAAGGCCTGCCGCAGGAGCGGGCCCTGCTCGCCACGGCCCCCGACGACGGCGCCGCCGCGCGCCTCTACGGCGGTCGGGGCTGGCAGGTGCTGGTCCCCGAGATCGACGGGGCAAAGGCGCTCTACGGCCTACACCTCGACGGCCGCAGCATCTGA